The following coding sequences lie in one Chanos chanos chromosome 4, fChaCha1.1, whole genome shotgun sequence genomic window:
- the prdx3 gene encoding thioredoxin-dependent peroxide reductase, mitochondrial isoform X1, whose product MASTLMRVLGTSASRVAAHSLKAISSQNGASALKVARLLPCPAAQKACFSTSSARWAPAVTQHAPHFKGTAVHNGEFKEISLDDYKGKYLVLFFYPLDFTFVCPTEIISFSDKASEFHDVNCEVVGVSVDSHFTHLAWTNTPRKSGGLGQIHIPLLSDLNKQISRDYGVLLEGPGIALRGLFIIDPNGVVKHMSVNDLPVGRCVEETLRLVKAFQFVETHGEVCPASWTPESPTIKPTPEGSKEYFEKVN is encoded by the exons atggCGTCCACCTTGATGAGAGTCCTGGGGACTtct GCAAGCAGGGTTGCAGCCCACAGTCTGAAAGCGATCTCGTCTCAGAATGGAGCGTCTGCACTTAAAGTAGCCAGGCTTCTCCCCTGCCCAGCTGCACAGAAAGCCTGCTTTTCTACAA GCAGTGCTCGATGGGCCCCAGCTGTCACTCAACATGCACCTCACTTCAAAGGCACTGCTGTTCACAATGGAGAATTCAAAGAGATCAGCCTTGATGACTATAAGGGCAAATACCTGGTCCTTTTCTTTTACCCGCTTGACTT CACATTTGTGTGTCCGACAGAGATCATCTCCTTCAGTGACAAGGCCAGCGAGTTCCATGATGTCAACTGTGAAGTGGTGGGCGTATCTGTAGATTCTCACTTTACCCACCTGGCATGGACCAACACTCCCAGAAAG AGTGGAGGGCTTGGTCAAATCCATATCCCTTTGCTATCAGACCTCAACAAGCAGATATCCAGAGACTACGGTGTGCTTCTCGAGGGGCCAGGCATAGCACTGAG GGGCCTGTTCATTATTGATCCTAATGGTGTGGTCAAACACATGAGTGTGAACGACCTGCCTGTGGGTCGCTGTGTGGAGGAGACCCTGCGGCTGGTCAAAGCTTTCCAGTTTGTGGAGACTCATGGGGAGGTGTGCCCTGCCAGCTGGACCCCAGAGTCCCCCACA aTTAAGCCGACTCCTGAGGGCTCAAAGGAGTACTTTGAGAAGGTCAACTAG
- the prdx3 gene encoding thioredoxin-dependent peroxide reductase, mitochondrial isoform X2 has product MASTLMRVLGTSVSVRVAAHSLKAISSQNGASALKVARLLPCPAAQKACFSTSSARWAPAVTQHAPHFKGTAVHNGEFKEISLDDYKGKYLVLFFYPLDFTFVCPTEIISFSDKASEFHDVNCEVVGVSVDSHFTHLAWTNTPRKSGGLGQIHIPLLSDLNKQISRDYGVLLEGPGIALRGLFIIDPNGVVKHMSVNDLPVGRCVEETLRLVKAFQFVETHGEVCPASWTPESPTIKPTPEGSKEYFEKVN; this is encoded by the exons atggCGTCCACCTTGATGAGAGTCCTGGGGACTtctgtaagtgt CAGGGTTGCAGCCCACAGTCTGAAAGCGATCTCGTCTCAGAATGGAGCGTCTGCACTTAAAGTAGCCAGGCTTCTCCCCTGCCCAGCTGCACAGAAAGCCTGCTTTTCTACAA GCAGTGCTCGATGGGCCCCAGCTGTCACTCAACATGCACCTCACTTCAAAGGCACTGCTGTTCACAATGGAGAATTCAAAGAGATCAGCCTTGATGACTATAAGGGCAAATACCTGGTCCTTTTCTTTTACCCGCTTGACTT CACATTTGTGTGTCCGACAGAGATCATCTCCTTCAGTGACAAGGCCAGCGAGTTCCATGATGTCAACTGTGAAGTGGTGGGCGTATCTGTAGATTCTCACTTTACCCACCTGGCATGGACCAACACTCCCAGAAAG AGTGGAGGGCTTGGTCAAATCCATATCCCTTTGCTATCAGACCTCAACAAGCAGATATCCAGAGACTACGGTGTGCTTCTCGAGGGGCCAGGCATAGCACTGAG GGGCCTGTTCATTATTGATCCTAATGGTGTGGTCAAACACATGAGTGTGAACGACCTGCCTGTGGGTCGCTGTGTGGAGGAGACCCTGCGGCTGGTCAAAGCTTTCCAGTTTGTGGAGACTCATGGGGAGGTGTGCCCTGCCAGCTGGACCCCAGAGTCCCCCACA aTTAAGCCGACTCCTGAGGGCTCAAAGGAGTACTTTGAGAAGGTCAACTAG